The Glycine soja cultivar W05 chromosome 8, ASM419377v2, whole genome shotgun sequence genome has a window encoding:
- the LOC114421904 gene encoding cytochrome P450 CYP736A12-like: MIWIALFLVSLAFLRLWRSNKNAKKLPPGPKGLPILGSLHKLGPNPHRDLHKLAQKYGPVMHLRLGFVPTIVVSSPKSAELFLKTHDLVFASRPRFVADQYISWGQRNLGFAEYGSYWRNMRKMCTLELLSQSKINSFRRMREEELDLLIKLVREAANDGAAVDLSVKVATLIADMSCRMILGKKYMDQDMCGRGFKAVIQEAMRLLATPNVGDYIPYIGAIDLQGLTKRFKVLYEIFDDFFEKVIDEHMESEKGEDKTKDFVDVMLGFLGTEESEYRIERSNIKAILLDMLAGSMDTSATVIEWTLSELLKNPRVMKKLQMELETVVGMKRKVGESDLDKLKYLEMVVKESMRLHPVVPLLIPHQSTEDCIVGDFFIPKKSRVIINAWAIMRDPSAWVEAEKFWPERFEGSNIDVRGRDFELIPFGSGRRACPGLQLGLITVRQTVAQLVHCFDWKLPNNMFPDDLDMTEAFGLTMPRANHLHAIPTYRLSN; encoded by the exons ATGATTTGGATAGCACTTTTTTTAGTTTCACTGGCTTTTCTGCGGTTATGGAGAAGCAATAAGAATGCAAAGAAATTACCACCTGGTCCAAAAGGGTTGCCAATTTTGGGAAGCCTTCACAAGTTGGGACCAAATCCTCATCGTGACCTGCACAAACTAGCCCAAAAATATGGACCTGTCATGCACTTACGTTTAGGTTTTGTGCCAACCATAGTTGTTTCTTCACCCAAATCTGCTGAATTGTTCCTCAAGACCCATGACCTTGTCTTTGCTAGTAGACCACGTTTCGTGGCGGATCAATACATCTCTTGGGGGCAGAGGAACTTAGGCTTTGCTGAATATGGTTCTTATTGGCGCAACATGCGCAAGATGTGCACATTGGAATTGCTAAGCCAATCCAAAATTAACTCCTTCAGACGCATGAGGGAAGAGGAGCTTGACCTTTTGATCAAGCTTGTAAGAGAGGCAGCCAATGATGGAGCTGCTGTTGATCTCAGTGTCAAGGTTGCAACACTCATTGCAGACATGTCTTGTAGAATGATTTTAGGAAAGAAGTACATGGACCAGGACATGTGTGGGAGAGGGTTCAAGGCTGTGATTCAAGAAGCAATGCGTTTATTAGCAACTCCTAACGTAGGAGATTACATTCCTTACATTGGTGCAATTGACCTTCAAGGCCTAACGAAGCGCTTCAAGGTACTTTACGAAATCTTCGATGACTTCTTCGAGAAAGTTATTGATGAGCACATGGAATCAGAGAAGGGAGAAGACAAGACCAAGGATTTTGTGGATGTCATGTTGGGCTTTTTAGGTACTGAAGAATCTGAATACCGCATTGAACGGTCCAATATCAAAGCTATATTGCTG GATATGTTGGCTGGTTCAATGGATACTTCAGCTACAGTAATTGAGTGGACACTTTCAGAGCTACTAAAAAATCCAAGGGTGATGAAGAAACTCCAAATGGAATTGGAAACTGTGGTGGGTATGAAGAGGAAGGTGGGGGAATCAGACCTGGACAAGTTGAAGTATTTGGAGATGGTTGTAAAGGAAAGCATGAGGCTCCATCCAGTGGTACCATTGCTAATACCACACCAATCCACGGAAGATTGCATAGTTGGAGATTTTTTCATACCCAAAAAATCAAGGGTCATAATAAATGCATGGGCAATTATGAGAGACCCAAGTGCATGGGTTGAGGCAGAGAAGTTCTGGCCAGAGAGATTTGAAGGAAGCAACATAGATGTGAGAGGGCGTGACTTCGAGCTGATACCATTTGGGTCTGGCAGAAGGGCCTGTCCAGGATTGCAATTGGGCCTAATAACGGTTCGTCAAACAGTGGCCCAACTTGTGCATTGCTTTGATTGGAAGCTGCCCAATAACATGTTTCCAGATGATTTGGACATGACAGAGGCGTTCGGCCTCACAATGCCCAGGGCCAATCATCTGCATGCCATTCCTACGTATCGGCTTTCCAATTAA
- the LOC114421905 gene encoding cytochrome P450 CYP736A12-like — protein sequence MIWIVAIFVVSLTYLCLWRRSKKKGKRLPPGPKGLPILGSLHKLGSNPHRDLHQLAQKYGPVMYLRLGFVPAIIVSSPQAAELFLKTHDLVFAGRPPHEAAKYIAWEQKNLAFSEYGSYWRNVRKMCTLELLSHTKINSFRPMREEELDLLIKNLRGASNDGAVVDLSAKVATLSADMSCRMILGKKYMDQDLDQKGFKAVMQEVLHLAAAPNIGDYIPYIGKLDLQGLIRRMKTLQRIFDEFFDKIIDEHIQSDKGEVNKGKDFVDAMLDFVGTEESEYRIERPNIKAILLDMLVGSIDTSATAIEWTISELLKNPRVMKKLQRELETVVGMKRKVGESDLDKLKYLEMVVKEGLRLHPVAPLLLPHHSREDCMVGEYFIPKNSRVIVNAWTIMRDPSAWDEAEKFWPERFEGSNIDVRGKDFQFLPFGSGRRACPGLQLGLNTVLLTVAQLVHCFDWKLPNNMLPCELDMTEEFGLSMPRANHLLVIPTYYRLHDQSC from the exons ATGATTTGGATAGTAGCAATTTTTGTAGTTTCTCTTACTTACCTGTGTCTATGGAGAAGAAGCaagaaaaagggaaagagaTTACCACCTGGTCCAAAAGGGTTGCCAATTTTGGGAAGCCTTCACAAGTTGGGGTCAAATCCTCATCGTGATCTGCATCAACTAGCCCAGAAATATGGACCTGTCATGTACTTGCGCTTAGGATTTGTGCCAGCCATAATTGTTTCTTCACCCCAAGCAGCTGAACTGTTCCTCAAGACCCATGATCTTGTCTTTGCAGGTAGACCACCTCATGAAGCTGCAAAGTATATTGCTTGGGAGCAGAAGAACTTGGCTTTTAGTGAATATGGTTCTTACTGGCGCAACGTGCGCAAGATGTGCACATTGGAGTTGCTAAGCCACACCAAAATTAACTCCTTCAGACCCATGAGGGAAGAGGAACTTGACCTATTGATCAAGAATCTAAGAGGGGCATCCAATGATGGAGCTGTTGTTGATCTCAGTGCCAAGGTTGCAACACTCAGTGCAGACATGTCTTGTAGAATGATTTTAGGGAAGAAGTACATGGACCAGGACTTGGATCAGAAGGGGTTCAAGGCTGTGATGCAAGAGGTGTTGCACTTAGCAGCAGCTCCTAACATAGGGGATTACATTCCTTACATTGGTAAACTTGACCTTCAAGGGCTAATCAGGCGTATGAAGACACTGCAAAGAATCTTCgatgaattctttgacaaaatTATTGATGAGCATATTCAATCAGACAAGGGAGAAGTCAATAAGGGGAAGGATTTTGTGGATGCCATGTTGGACTTCGTTGGTACCGAAGAATCTGAATACCGCATTGAACGCCCCAATATCAAAGCCATATTGCTG GATATGTTAGTTGGTTCAATAGATACTTCAGCTACAGCAATTGAGTGGACAATTTCAGAGCTACTCAAGAATCCAAGGGTGATGAAGAAACTCCAAAGGGAATTGGAAACTGTGGTGGGTATGAAGAGGAAGGTGGGGGAATCAGACCTGGACAAGTTGAAGTATTTGGAGATGGTTGTAAAGGAAGGCTTGAGGCTCCATCCAGTGGCACCGTTACTATTACCACACCACTCGAGGGAAGATTGCATGGTTGGAGAATATTTCATACCTAAAAATTCAAGGGTGATAGTAAATGCATGGACAATTATGAGAGACCCAAGTGCTTGGGATGAGGCAGAGAAGTTCTGGCCAGAGAGATTTGAGGGAAGCAACATAGATGTGAGAGGGAAAGACTTCCAGTTCTTACCTTTTGGGTCTGGCAGAAGGGCCTGTCCAGGATTGCAATTGGGCCTAAACACAGTTCTCCTAACAGTGGCCCAACTGGTGCATTGCTTTGATTGGAAGCTACCAAATAACATGTTGCCATGTGAATTAGACATGACAGAGGAGTTTGGCCTCTCAATGCCTAGAGCAAATCATCTACTTGTCATTCCAACATATTATCGCCTTCATGATCAAAGTTGTTAG